ACCGGTACACCGACCTCGCGATCAGCGAGATCGTGGTCCAGGCCGCCCCGTAGCGCGTCCTGCCGGATGATCAGCGTCGCCCAACTCAGCTTCACCCATCCCGGTGACACCGGTGGGTTCGATGACGTGACGTTCGCCGTACCGCCCGGTGGGCACGCCGCGCTCATCGGCGACAACGGCGTCGGCAAGACCACCCTGCTGCGGATCCTGGCGGGCCAACTGCAGCCCGACGACGGCCAGGCCCAGGTCCAGGGGAGCATGCGGTACATGCCGCAGGAGGTCGGCTTCGAGGGGGACGCGGTGGCGGTGCAGGAGCTGCTGTGCCGCTTTGCGCCAGCGCCGTTGGACCAGATCGGCATCGCCATGTTCGCCGCCGAGCGACGACTGGCCGCGGGTGATGACGAGGCGGGGTTCGAACTCGCCGAGCGCATGAGCGAGTGGGGTGACCTGGGTGGTTACGAGCTGCAGGCCCTCTGGGATGCCGCGAGCCGCACCATCATCGGGACGGGCTTCGACGCGGTCGCCCAGCGCGATGCCACCACGCTGTCGGGTGGGGAGCGCAAGCGCCTGGTCCTCGAGGTGCTGCTGGGCTCACCGATCAAGACGCTGCTGCTGGACGAGCCGGACAACTACCTGGACATCCCGGCCAAGCGACGGCTGGAGCGCCAGCTGGCCGACAGCGACCAGACGATCCTGCTGGTCAGTCACGACCGCGAGCTGCTGTCGACGGCGCCGACTCGGCTCATCACACTCGAGCCGGGCGGCGCGTGGATCCACCACGGCACCTACGCCGACTACGACGAGGCGCGGGAGGCGCGTCAGCAGTCCCTGGGTGATGAGCTGCGGCGCTGGCAGGACGAGGAGCGGCGCCTGTTCCGCTTCTACAAGACGATGAAGCAGCGGGCCGCCATCAGTGACGTCATGGCCTCCAAGGCCGATGCCGCCGAGACGCGGTGGAGGAAGTGGGTCGAGGCGGGGCCACCGCCACCGCCGGCTCCGGACCAGACGGTGTCGATGCAGCTGATGGGGAGCGGTTCCGGCAAGCGCATGCTGCGCCTGACCGGCCTGGCGATCCCCGGGCTGGTCCACCCCTTCTCCGACGAGATACACCATGGCGAACGGGTCGGCCTGATCGGTCCGAACGGAACCGGCAAGACCCATCTCGTCCGGACGGTCGCCGCCGCGCGGCCTGCCGGGGAACTCGCCGCTGACCAGCCCTCGCATCAGGGCGAGGTGGTGCTCGGTGCCCGCGTCCGCGCTGGCTACTTCGCCCAGGTCACCACCAACCCCGCCATGTCGGGCAGCACACCCCTGGCTGTCGTCACCGATGCGACCGGTAACGAGCAGCGGAGCATGGCGGCGCTGGCACGGTATGGACTCACCCGGACCGCACGTCAGATCTACGAGACGCTCTCAGGCGGTCAGAAGGCCCGGCTGGAGATCCTGCTGCTCGAACTGTCCGGCGTGAACCTGCTGATCCTCGACGAGCCGACGGACAACCTGGATCTCGAGTCGTGCCGTGCGCTCGAGACGGCCCTGGACGGATTCGACGGAGCCATCGTGGCGGTCTCGCACGACCGCACCTTCCTTCGTGGCATGAGCCGTCACCTGCACCTCGGTGAGGACGGGCGCGTCTTCGGCGTTGCGGACTTCGAGGCGGCGATGGCGGTTCTGATGGATGGGCTTGCAGCGGCGACCCACGGAGCCGTCGTGCCCCAAGTCGGGTTAGGGCTCGAGCGTCCCGCCGCTCAGTCGTCGTCATCGTCGTCGTCATCATCATCGTCAACAGCAGCTTCGGTGAAGTAGAAGATCTGGACGGTCGAGCCGCGCTGGATCGGCTCCCCGCGCTCGGGGACCGAGCCCTGCACCACGTTCGCCACCGTGACGGTGAACGGACCGAAGGTGCGCTGCTCCTCGGTGATCCGCTCGACCACGAGCCCGAGGGCCTCCAACTCCGCCGTGGCCTCGTCAGGGCTGAGTCCCCGCACGTCGGGTACCTCGATGGTCAACGGTCCCTGGGAGAACACCAGCGAGACCGGGCTGTTCTTGTCGACCTGCACCGCTGGATCCAGCGACTGACTGACCAGGAGCCCAGCTTCGGGGACCTCGTCGGAGAAGGTCGTGGTCACCTCGCCGAGCGTCAGCTGCGCCTCCGCGAGAAGTTGCTCCGATGCCTCCTGGGTCTGGCCGGCCAGGTCCGGCACGGTCACCTGTTCGATGCCGAGAGAGACGACCACGGAGACCGCGGAGCCCTGCTCGACGGGCAGTCCCTCCTCAGGGCTCTGGGAGATGATCTGTCCGGCAGGGACGGCGTCATCGAACGTCTCCGTCGGATCCTCGAGCACGAAGCTGTTGGCCTGGACCTCCGGCCCGATGTCCTCCACCGTCCGGCCTTCGAAGCTGGGCATGTCGACCACCAGTGGCCCGAGGGAGAGGGTGACGGCCACGGTGTTGCCGGCCCGCAGCTCCCCGTCGCTCGGGTCCTGCGCGATCACCGAACCCGCGGGGGCATCCAGGCGGTTCTCCTCGCCCTGCACGCGATAGAGGAGTCCCAGGTCGCTCAGGCGCTGCTGTGCCTCGGTGCTGTCCATGCCCCGCAGGTCCGGCACCGCCGCGACCGGTGCAACCACCTGATCCCAGTACACGTAGCCGCCCCCGGCGCCCAGACCTGCCAGCAGGACCAGCCACAGGAGGACGACCAGCACCCGGCGTCCCGTCCGACGGCGGGGCGGCGGGGTGGTCGGGACAGCCGCGGGGCGGACGGCCGTGGGCCTGGCGGGCGTGCTGATGCGCGTCGCGGTGCCAGGCTCCTCCCGCGGACCGCGTCGCTCCGCCAGATCGCGCTCGGCCCGTTCCTGCTCAGCGAGAGCCGTGGCGGTGATCGCCATCGTCTCGGAGGCCTCCGGCGGCAGGATCAGCGTGTGGATCGATCCGTCGTCCTGGGTGGTGGCCACCTCCTGCGCATCAGCTCCGACGGCGGCCAGCATCGCGGCCGCCATCGCCCGGACGGTCGGGTACCGGCGGGTCGGGTCGTGACGCGTGGCTCGCTCGATGACCGCGTCGAGCGCCGCGGGCACCTCGGGGGCGTAGCGACTGGGCGGCGGCACGGACTCCTTGGCATGGCGCAGGGCGATGGCCATCGGCGTGTCGCCGGTCAACGGCTTGCGGCCCGTCAGCAACTCGAAGGCCATCACGGCCAGCGCATACTGGTCGCTGGCCGGTGTGGCCTCGATGCCGCCGACGAGTTCCGGCGCCATGTAGTGGACGCTGCCGACCAGTGAGCCGGTCGCTGTGTGGCTGGTGGCGGCCATCACGCGGGCGATGCCGAAGTCGGCCAGCTTCGGGATGCCCTCCGGGGTGATCAGGACGTTCTCGGGCTTGATGTCGCGGTGGACCAGCCCGCCGTCGTGTGCTGACTGCAGAGCGTCGGCCAGCGGCGGGATGACCGCCAGCAGTTGCTCCGGCGAGAGTGGGCCGTGACGGCCGAGGACCTGGCGGAGGCTCGGACCGGCCACCATCTCCATCACGATGTAGGGGAGGTCCGACTGGCCTTGGTCGAAGACAG
The sequence above is a segment of the Euzebya tangerina genome. Coding sequences within it:
- a CDS encoding ABC-F family ATP-binding cassette domain-containing protein; this translates as MISVAQLSFTHPGDTGGFDDVTFAVPPGGHAALIGDNGVGKTTLLRILAGQLQPDDGQAQVQGSMRYMPQEVGFEGDAVAVQELLCRFAPAPLDQIGIAMFAAERRLAAGDDEAGFELAERMSEWGDLGGYELQALWDAASRTIIGTGFDAVAQRDATTLSGGERKRLVLEVLLGSPIKTLLLDEPDNYLDIPAKRRLERQLADSDQTILLVSHDRELLSTAPTRLITLEPGGAWIHHGTYADYDEAREARQQSLGDELRRWQDEERRLFRFYKTMKQRAAISDVMASKADAAETRWRKWVEAGPPPPPAPDQTVSMQLMGSGSGKRMLRLTGLAIPGLVHPFSDEIHHGERVGLIGPNGTGKTHLVRTVAAARPAGELAADQPSHQGEVVLGARVRAGYFAQVTTNPAMSGSTPLAVVTDATGNEQRSMAALARYGLTRTARQIYETLSGGQKARLEILLLELSGVNLLILDEPTDNLDLESCRALETALDGFDGAIVAVSHDRTFLRGMSRHLHLGEDGRVFGVADFEAAMAVLMDGLAAATHGAVVPQVGLGLERPAAQSSSSSSSSSSSTAASVK
- the pknB gene encoding Stk1 family PASTA domain-containing Ser/Thr kinase, with the protein product MSTSVPETSDTDRPAASDAPSDGSRILAGRYLVGKRIGAGGMATIVSARDRQMDRDVAIKVLHRHLAGDPQIQSRFKAEARHAASLTHPNIVAVFDQGQSDLPYIVMEMVAGPSLRQVLGRHGPLSPEQLLAVIPPLADALQSAHDGGLVHRDIKPENVLITPEGIPKLADFGIARVMAATSHTATGSLVGSVHYMAPELVGGIEATPASDQYALAVMAFELLTGRKPLTGDTPMAIALRHAKESVPPPSRYAPEVPAALDAVIERATRHDPTRRYPTVRAMAAAMLAAVGADAQEVATTQDDGSIHTLILPPEASETMAITATALAEQERAERDLAERRGPREEPGTATRISTPARPTAVRPAAVPTTPPPRRRTGRRVLVVLLWLVLLAGLGAGGGYVYWDQVVAPVAAVPDLRGMDSTEAQQRLSDLGLLYRVQGEENRLDAPAGSVIAQDPSDGELRAGNTVAVTLSLGPLVVDMPSFEGRTVEDIGPEVQANSFVLEDPTETFDDAVPAGQIISQSPEEGLPVEQGSAVSVVVSLGIEQVTVPDLAGQTQEASEQLLAEAQLTLGEVTTTFSDEVPEAGLLVSQSLDPAVQVDKNSPVSLVFSQGPLTIEVPDVRGLSPDEATAELEALGLVVERITEEQRTFGPFTVTVANVVQGSVPERGEPIQRGSTVQIFYFTEAAVDDDDDDDDDDD